One segment of Leuconostoc lactis DNA contains the following:
- a CDS encoding ABC transporter ATP-binding protein: MTTILALQNMTKSYGARTVLDQVSLQLPTGQLLGLIGPSGSGKSTVIKLALGMTQADTGEAYIFEMRMPNRKALAQIGYMAQNDALYETLTGYNNLKFFAQMRDIKAVDREISRVAQIVDLTAALNQQVKGYSGGMKRRLSLAIALLGEPDLLILDEPTVGIDPALRLQIWEELRRQQANQKTILMTTHVMDEAERVDRVVLLFDGRIIADDSPAALKAQYDVATVEQVFLKAEVEATR; encoded by the coding sequence ATGACAACTATTTTGGCACTCCAAAATATGACAAAATCATATGGGGCACGTACAGTGCTTGATCAAGTGAGCTTGCAGTTACCAACGGGGCAATTGTTAGGGTTAATTGGCCCGTCTGGTTCGGGGAAATCAACAGTGATTAAACTAGCCCTTGGCATGACACAAGCCGACACAGGCGAAGCGTATATTTTTGAGATGCGGATGCCAAATCGCAAAGCGTTAGCTCAAATTGGCTATATGGCGCAAAATGATGCGCTTTATGAGACGCTGACTGGCTATAATAATCTTAAGTTTTTCGCACAAATGCGTGATATCAAAGCTGTTGATCGCGAAATTAGTCGGGTGGCGCAGATTGTTGATTTAACTGCTGCCTTAAACCAGCAAGTTAAAGGCTATTCGGGTGGGATGAAACGCCGCCTATCACTCGCCATTGCATTGTTAGGGGAACCGGATTTATTAATTTTAGATGAACCGACGGTCGGCATTGATCCTGCGTTGCGCCTTCAAATATGGGAGGAATTACGGCGCCAACAAGCCAACCAAAAGACCATTTTGATGACCACCCATGTGATGGACGAAGCTGAAAGAGTTGATCGCGTTGTGCTTCTTTTTGATGGCCGCATTATCGCTGATGATAGTCCTGCTGCACTCAAAGCACAGTATGACGTTGCCACGGTGGAGCAAGTATTCTTAAAAGCGGAAGTCGAGGCTACCAGATGA
- a CDS encoding ABC transporter permease — MMKSMVIGQRILKELAKDKRTLALMFLAPLLILTLMNLIFNTNATPSVKIGTVQMPTTVAKQLGQVKHVTQTSYATEAAAHDALKAQRVDSVIVYKKATHTYQVTYANLDVNKTTLAKTALQNTLTQNKLQALLQVVSALPHSQALAAQLQPKVEQTYRYGDSQTRYMDTVLPILMGFFVFFFVFLVSGMAILKERTTGTLERLLATPVRRGQIIFGYTISYGVLAILQTLTIVLYTVYVLRLPIVGQIGWVIVTNILLALVALALGILMSTFATSEFQMMQFIPLIVVPQIFFSGIVPLDTINPWLAKVQYILPLTYVANADKKIMMQGFGLTHIWFDCLVLLSFFIILTGINIRGLKQYRRV, encoded by the coding sequence ATGATGAAAAGTATGGTTATTGGGCAACGTATTTTAAAAGAATTGGCGAAGGATAAACGCACATTGGCCTTGATGTTTTTGGCACCACTTTTGATTTTAACGTTGATGAATTTAATTTTTAATACGAATGCAACACCGTCTGTCAAAATTGGCACGGTACAAATGCCAACGACTGTGGCGAAGCAACTTGGTCAGGTTAAACACGTCACGCAAACTAGTTATGCGACTGAAGCGGCTGCGCATGATGCGTTAAAAGCGCAGCGGGTTGACAGCGTGATTGTCTACAAAAAGGCAACGCATACGTATCAGGTAACGTATGCTAACTTGGATGTGAATAAGACGACGTTAGCCAAAACAGCCCTACAGAATACCTTAACGCAGAATAAGTTGCAAGCATTACTGCAGGTTGTTAGCGCGTTACCTCATTCTCAAGCGTTGGCCGCACAACTTCAGCCAAAGGTAGAACAAACCTACCGATATGGTGATAGTCAGACACGGTATATGGATACGGTGTTGCCTATTCTAATGGGATTCTTTGTCTTTTTCTTCGTCTTTTTAGTGAGTGGCATGGCTATTTTGAAGGAGCGCACAACAGGGACGCTTGAGCGCTTGTTAGCCACCCCAGTTCGCCGTGGACAGATTATTTTTGGCTATACCATTAGCTATGGCGTGCTCGCCATTTTGCAAACGTTAACGATTGTTTTGTACACGGTATACGTGTTGCGCTTGCCAATTGTTGGCCAGATTGGTTGGGTTATTGTGACGAATATACTCTTAGCATTAGTTGCGTTGGCGCTAGGTATCTTGATGTCGACTTTTGCGACTTCCGAATTCCAAATGATGCAGTTTATTCCGCTGATTGTCGTGCCACAGATCTTTTTTTCAGGTATTGTGCCGTTGGATACCATTAACCCATGGCTTGCGAAAGTACAATACATTCTGCCTTTGACATATGTCGCCAATGCGGATAAAAAAATTATGATGCAAGGTTTCGGTCTGACCCATATTTGGTTTGACTGTTTGGTTTTACTTAGCTTCTTCATCATTTTGACCGGGATCAATATTCGCGGTTTAAAACAATATCGTCGTGTTTAG
- a CDS encoding glycosyltransferase family 39 protein, with product MQRVFYRMINTATLILLLLALFLSLQSSTLSPWQLGNRLIICLFVVLLLSYVGTLLPLQRPIATIWRWVKSHHNSLFWLAFCLLVSWQVALLMTLQTDVGSDAQVILGGLETPQTIAHYLSINPNNTMYFFMSFVMSKVIGTQLWAFKLATLVIIDVSVLLFRLFAKTYFNSRAIANSATLIFAYFGMAQPIFILPYTDNYGLLFTSLALLFLLKGFKTNKWGFLYLTVAGIALGLLYLLRPSAIIFIIALVVFLIISPKYLRHMQSPKKTVLLGLTGGLFFAMTVVSFNSYVAKQQIVTIDPTKGFPAVHYILLGSYGNPEDKNTVHGTFNDADYGFAIAYPNKDARKKPELQRLIARTQERGLGGSLKFYLMKYSDNVDTGIMGAHREQLWSTVRTLKQKNTASQKLQDVIYQHNIQVGDRVTWHANYQFIMQLVWLLILVAMIYTTWFYQTNAKTTLISLILLGGLLFLLIFESGGTKYMIQYTPFISLLAGYGLYHMCQRQTYMSRH from the coding sequence ATGCAACGCGTGTTTTATCGCATGATTAACACCGCCACTTTAATTTTGTTACTGCTGGCACTCTTCTTATCACTACAATCCAGTACACTATCACCCTGGCAACTGGGTAATCGTTTGATTATCTGTCTTTTTGTCGTGCTATTGCTGAGTTATGTTGGGACACTTTTACCCCTACAACGGCCAATCGCCACAATTTGGCGGTGGGTTAAATCCCATCACAACAGCTTATTCTGGCTAGCATTTTGTCTACTAGTAAGCTGGCAAGTCGCATTACTCATGACGTTGCAAACTGACGTTGGTTCAGATGCGCAAGTGATTTTAGGTGGTTTAGAAACCCCACAAACCATTGCCCACTATTTATCCATTAATCCCAACAATACCATGTATTTTTTCATGAGTTTTGTCATGTCAAAAGTGATTGGGACCCAACTATGGGCATTTAAATTAGCGACGCTTGTCATCATTGATGTCTCAGTCCTACTCTTTCGCTTATTTGCTAAAACCTATTTTAACTCACGCGCGATTGCCAATAGTGCGACTTTAATTTTTGCCTACTTTGGCATGGCTCAGCCTATCTTTATCCTCCCTTACACGGATAACTACGGCCTCTTGTTTACCAGTTTGGCACTCCTTTTCCTACTCAAAGGGTTTAAAACCAACAAATGGGGATTTCTGTACCTCACGGTAGCTGGTATCGCCCTGGGGTTGCTCTACTTATTGCGCCCTAGCGCCATTATCTTTATCATCGCCTTGGTTGTTTTTCTGATCATCTCACCAAAGTATTTGCGTCATATGCAATCGCCTAAAAAAACAGTACTGTTAGGACTGACTGGCGGCTTGTTTTTTGCCATGACTGTCGTATCGTTTAATAGTTACGTAGCGAAACAACAAATCGTTACCATTGATCCAACAAAAGGATTTCCTGCCGTCCATTATATTTTGCTTGGTAGTTACGGTAATCCTGAAGATAAAAACACGGTACACGGTACATTTAATGACGCAGATTACGGATTTGCCATTGCTTATCCAAATAAAGACGCACGCAAAAAGCCAGAATTACAGCGCCTGATTGCTCGTACGCAAGAACGCGGACTGGGCGGTTCGTTGAAATTCTATCTCATGAAATATAGTGATAATGTGGATACTGGTATCATGGGGGCACACCGCGAGCAGTTGTGGTCAACCGTACGGACACTAAAACAAAAAAATACCGCCAGTCAAAAGTTACAAGATGTCATTTATCAACATAACATTCAAGTTGGCGATCGCGTTACTTGGCATGCGAATTACCAATTTATCATGCAACTAGTTTGGTTACTCATTTTAGTTGCTATGATTTATACCACCTGGTTTTATCAAACAAACGCTAAAACGACGCTGATTTCACTTATCTTACTTGGCGGTCTCCTATTCTTATTGATTTTTGAATCTGGTGGCACAAAATACATGATTCAATACACGCCATTTATCAGTTTATTAGCCGGCTATGGCCTTTATCACATGTGTCAACGACAAACATACATGAGCCGCCATTAA
- a CDS encoding Y-family DNA polymerase — MTDYDYRFETKRVVFVIDTKSFYASVEAVDRGLHPMKVPLVVVSKGPNVGGGGLVLATSPMAKKRYDLKHNVSRLKDLQGLPDLIQVPPRMNHYIDTNLAINKIYRQYVADQDWHPYSIDESLLDMTDTWEFFGPTPQAVARRIQLDVHAQTGLYTTVGIGDNPTLAKIALDLYAKQDPSFIGDLHFETVPEKLWPINQLDRIWSIGHRTAHKLNQMGIYSMGDLAHANPFRLRKVFGPQNGLRLYALAWGVDRTRIREKAVPASQSLGNSQILPRPYTDINDIRIVLQEIVAHVATRLRQQHLLAGTISIQINSFTTRQQWQQTQRLATPTNVTQILQQHAAALLTQHWQSGVAQQLAVYFGELSSDAVMQLDLFNTPTTLAKQQQLDQAIDQIRQRFGLTKLVYGASLDTAATAISRANLVGGHQGGQADD, encoded by the coding sequence ATGACTGACTATGACTATCGCTTTGAAACAAAACGTGTGGTATTCGTGATTGACACTAAATCTTTTTATGCTTCTGTCGAAGCCGTAGACCGTGGTTTGCACCCAATGAAAGTGCCACTAGTCGTCGTGTCAAAAGGCCCTAATGTTGGCGGTGGTGGCTTAGTACTGGCAACTTCCCCCATGGCTAAAAAGCGATATGACTTAAAGCATAATGTCAGCCGTCTGAAAGACTTACAAGGATTACCTGATCTTATTCAAGTCCCACCACGCATGAACCACTATATTGACACCAATCTAGCAATTAACAAGATTTATCGTCAATATGTTGCCGATCAGGATTGGCACCCTTATTCCATTGATGAAAGTCTCTTGGATATGACGGATACATGGGAATTTTTTGGACCAACACCACAAGCAGTCGCCCGTAGAATTCAGCTCGATGTCCATGCCCAAACCGGCTTATACACTACTGTTGGCATCGGGGATAACCCTACTTTGGCAAAAATTGCGTTAGATTTGTATGCTAAACAGGATCCTTCATTTATTGGCGATCTTCATTTTGAAACCGTGCCAGAAAAATTGTGGCCAATCAATCAACTAGATCGCATTTGGTCAATTGGTCATCGCACCGCTCACAAACTCAATCAAATGGGCATTTATAGCATGGGGGACTTAGCACATGCGAACCCATTTCGTTTAAGAAAAGTTTTTGGCCCGCAAAACGGATTACGCTTATACGCACTAGCTTGGGGCGTCGACCGGACACGCATTCGCGAAAAAGCGGTCCCTGCGTCTCAGAGTCTAGGCAATTCTCAAATTCTGCCACGCCCCTATACTGACATCAACGATATCCGCATCGTTTTGCAAGAAATTGTGGCACATGTTGCTACCCGTTTACGTCAACAGCATTTGCTGGCAGGCACCATCAGTATTCAGATTAACAGCTTCACAACGCGTCAGCAGTGGCAGCAGACACAACGGTTGGCGACCCCGACTAACGTCACTCAAATTTTACAACAACACGCAGCCGCCTTATTGACCCAACATTGGCAAAGCGGTGTTGCTCAACAATTAGCTGTTTACTTTGGCGAGCTATCATCAGATGCTGTGATGCAGTTAGATTTGTTTAACACCCCAACCACACTCGCCAAACAACAACAACTCGACCAGGCAATCGATCAGATTCGACAACGTTTTGGTCTGACTAAACTGGTGTATGGCGCATCACTTGATACAGCAGCAACAGCCATCAGCCGCGCCAATTTAGTCGGTGGACATCAAGGCGGGCAAGCAGATGACTGA
- a CDS encoding cold-shock protein, giving the protein METGTVKWFNGDKGFGFITRENGDDVFAHFSAIQSDGFKTFDEGQSVTFDVENSDRGLQAANIVKA; this is encoded by the coding sequence ATGGAAACAGGCACAGTAAAATGGTTTAATGGCGACAAGGGTTTTGGATTTATCACACGTGAAAACGGTGATGATGTCTTCGCCCACTTCTCAGCTATTCAAAGCGATGGCTTCAAAACATTTGATGAAGGTCAATCAGTGACTTTCGATGTTGAGAATAGCGACCGCGGTTTGCAAGCTGCAAATATCGTTAAAGCTTAA
- a CDS encoding FAD-dependent oxidoreductase: MREAKNVIVGFGKAGKTLAFKLAAKGESVILLEKSDQMYGGTCINVGCIPSKFLYTLSRSATDRSDYQRAVLKKDATIGKLRQANYRKVADLPTATVITGAAQFVDNHTLTIQMKDGTTETVKGERIFINTGAKPVWPGIIGLKDSAFVYTTDTLMAKETLPEHLVIIGGGYIAVEFATTYAQFGAKVTLLVRDNRLLPQVESEAVTAVTESLTDLGVEIRYQTQVVEMTDDGDHTVLSLVANDEPVAPLSADAVLIATGRRPNIANLGLENTDIAVENGAVVVDDHLRTTVDNVWAVGDVRGGAQFTYISLDDSRIVWQQLFGDGKATLAQQDLVPHVLFTNPPLATIGLSEAQAEVKNNAYRVAKLPVASLPKTHIEGNTRGYLKVLVGEDDLILGATFFAVEAQDLINVISLAMHHKLPYQALRDQIYSHPSMMEGFNDLFGLIQ, translated from the coding sequence ATGAGAGAAGCAAAAAATGTCATTGTCGGTTTTGGTAAGGCCGGCAAAACGCTCGCTTTTAAGTTAGCGGCAAAAGGGGAATCCGTTATTCTACTTGAAAAGTCGGATCAAATGTATGGTGGTACTTGCATTAATGTCGGCTGCATCCCGTCAAAGTTTTTGTATACTTTGTCGCGTAGTGCGACGGATCGTTCGGACTATCAGCGTGCTGTCTTAAAGAAAGATGCGACGATTGGTAAACTACGTCAAGCAAACTACCGTAAGGTGGCAGATTTACCAACGGCAACAGTTATTACTGGCGCAGCCCAGTTTGTTGATAATCATACGTTAACAATCCAAATGAAGGATGGCACAACAGAGACCGTTAAGGGCGAACGCATCTTTATTAATACGGGCGCTAAGCCAGTTTGGCCAGGTATTATTGGGCTAAAGGATAGTGCGTTTGTTTATACAACAGACACTTTGATGGCTAAAGAAACTTTGCCGGAACACCTAGTGATTATTGGTGGCGGTTATATTGCCGTTGAATTCGCCACGACTTATGCCCAATTTGGCGCTAAGGTGACGCTTTTGGTGCGTGACAATCGCTTGTTACCACAGGTCGAATCAGAAGCCGTGACGGCCGTGACTGAATCTTTGACTGATTTAGGTGTCGAGATTCGTTACCAAACACAAGTGGTTGAAATGACTGATGACGGTGATCACACCGTTTTGTCGCTTGTCGCAAATGATGAACCTGTCGCACCATTATCAGCTGATGCGGTTTTAATTGCCACTGGTCGCCGACCAAATATTGCCAATCTTGGTTTGGAAAATACCGATATTGCCGTTGAAAATGGTGCCGTGGTCGTGGACGATCACCTACGCACTACAGTTGACAATGTGTGGGCAGTTGGTGATGTGCGTGGGGGTGCGCAGTTTACGTATATCTCACTCGATGATTCACGGATTGTTTGGCAACAGTTGTTTGGTGATGGGAAAGCCACATTGGCACAGCAAGATTTGGTGCCGCACGTGTTGTTCACCAATCCACCATTGGCAACAATTGGTTTGAGTGAAGCACAAGCCGAAGTCAAAAATAACGCCTATCGGGTCGCTAAGCTACCGGTTGCGAGCCTGCCAAAAACCCATATTGAAGGCAATACCCGTGGTTATCTCAAGGTTTTGGTTGGAGAAGACGACTTGATTTTGGGAGCGACTTTCTTTGCAGTTGAAGCACAAGACTTGATTAACGTGATTTCTTTGGCCATGCATCACAAGTTGCCATACCAAGCATTACGTGATCAAATTTATTCACATCCATCAATGATGGAAGGGTTTAATGATCTTTTTGGTTTGATTCAATAA
- a CDS encoding NAD(P)H-binding protein produces the protein MKIFVAGATGRVATVLLQSLVAQGHEVIAGARSPEKIMVSDHITPVKLDLHDTVTHLAQTVKDVAVIYFVVGSRSQDLLQTDAFGAVKMMQVAEMNHIQRFILLSSAFSLTPEKWDNPALAGLLDYNIAKFFADNYLVNQTQLDYTILQATALVTGEGTHHIALNDASGSKNTIQNVGETLALLLNHDNTIKQVIQMSDGPVAIDTALAAI, from the coding sequence ATGAAAATATTTGTTGCTGGTGCAACCGGTCGGGTAGCGACGGTCTTATTGCAGTCGTTGGTCGCGCAAGGGCATGAAGTCATTGCGGGTGCACGTTCACCAGAAAAAATTATGGTATCTGACCATATTACGCCCGTTAAATTGGATTTACATGACACGGTCACGCACTTGGCGCAGACGGTTAAAGATGTTGCGGTGATTTATTTTGTGGTTGGTTCCCGCAGTCAAGACTTGCTGCAGACAGATGCTTTTGGGGCGGTCAAAATGATGCAAGTGGCCGAAATGAACCATATTCAACGTTTCATTTTGCTCAGTTCTGCTTTTTCACTCACGCCTGAAAAATGGGATAATCCGGCCTTGGCTGGGTTATTAGACTACAATATCGCAAAATTTTTCGCAGACAACTATTTAGTGAATCAAACACAACTCGATTATACAATTTTGCAAGCAACAGCCTTGGTTACGGGTGAGGGCACTCATCATATTGCGTTAAACGATGCTAGTGGGTCAAAAAATACAATTCAAAACGTTGGCGAAACCCTCGCTTTGTTGCTCAATCATGATAATACAATTAAGCAAGTGATTCAGATGAGTGATGGGCCGGTTGCAATTGACACGGCACTGGCAGCAATTTAA
- a CDS encoding dihydrolipoyl dehydrogenase family protein: protein MTTYDYDVLYIGSGHGTFDGAIPLGAKGVKVGVIEQDLIGGTCPNRGCNAKIVLDSPVALQRHLADVHGVMLGEVTIDWAANQAHKQTVIGGLPAFIQGLLDDNSVDVLFGHGQLVDAHTVLVAGQPKTADKIVIATGLRPNRLDIPGSAFAHDSADFMNLSTMPKRLTIIGAGYIAMEFATMANAAGSEVTVLMRGAQALRAYHQPFVEQIISDLSQRGVTFIRETTVTAIQQIADHFVVVGDNDLNLTSDWVLDATGRVPNIAALGLDEVGIAYTDKGIVVNHYLQTNVPNIYAAGDVIDKIQPKLTPTAIFESRYLMHTFSGETVAPINYPVIPSVVFTSPRLAQAGISVAEAKQHPDDYTIVAHHTPDDWYRQVDQETMGDNILIFNQAQQLVGATEVSPQAENAINALLPAIEFGFEPAEIERLVYLFPTIAASAWGQL, encoded by the coding sequence ATGACAACGTATGATTATGATGTTTTGTATATTGGCAGTGGTCATGGGACTTTTGATGGTGCCATTCCACTTGGGGCCAAAGGCGTCAAGGTTGGTGTGATTGAACAAGACTTGATCGGCGGCACTTGTCCAAATCGTGGTTGTAACGCCAAAATTGTGTTGGATTCACCAGTCGCCTTGCAGCGACACTTAGCTGATGTTCATGGCGTGATGCTAGGTGAGGTCACAATTGATTGGGCTGCTAACCAAGCGCATAAACAGACTGTGATTGGTGGTTTACCAGCGTTTATTCAAGGCTTGCTTGATGACAATTCGGTCGATGTGCTCTTTGGCCATGGTCAGTTAGTTGATGCCCACACGGTATTAGTGGCTGGTCAGCCTAAGACGGCTGACAAAATTGTGATTGCAACCGGATTACGACCCAATCGACTCGATATTCCTGGTTCGGCGTTCGCGCATGATTCCGCAGACTTTATGAATTTAAGCACCATGCCAAAGCGCTTAACGATTATTGGGGCCGGTTATATCGCCATGGAGTTTGCCACAATGGCGAACGCCGCTGGTTCAGAAGTCACGGTTTTGATGCGGGGCGCACAAGCGTTGCGTGCTTACCATCAACCCTTTGTGGAACAGATTATCAGTGATTTAAGTCAACGTGGGGTAACCTTCATACGAGAAACAACGGTGACGGCAATCCAACAGATTGCGGATCATTTTGTTGTGGTGGGTGACAACGATCTTAACCTGACCAGTGACTGGGTGTTGGATGCAACGGGGCGTGTGCCGAATATCGCAGCACTTGGTTTAGATGAAGTTGGTATTGCTTATACGGATAAAGGGATTGTCGTCAACCATTATTTGCAGACAAATGTGCCAAATATTTATGCTGCTGGGGATGTGATTGATAAGATACAACCCAAGTTAACGCCAACCGCTATTTTTGAATCGCGATACTTAATGCACACATTTTCCGGTGAAACGGTAGCACCAATTAATTACCCCGTAATACCATCTGTTGTCTTTACGTCACCACGTTTGGCGCAAGCTGGAATAAGTGTTGCAGAAGCCAAGCAACATCCCGATGACTATACAATTGTGGCACACCACACGCCAGATGATTGGTATCGTCAAGTTGATCAGGAGACGATGGGCGACAATATCTTAATTTTCAACCAGGCACAGCAACTGGTTGGGGCTACTGAAGTGTCACCTCAGGCAGAAAATGCCATTAATGCTTTGTTGCCAGCAATTGAATTTGGCTTTGAACCTGCTGAGATTGAACGTCTTGTCTACTTATTCCCAACAATTGCAGCATCGGCATGGGGACAACTTTAA
- a CDS encoding MscL family protein, producing the protein MKNPRKFIQQQTNQMLSKSTERLGQFKQFLFAPNLITFVISVVVGNSFGSTIKALVNLVFGLFDFTRIWLFSTQHTLYYNRFTQPLSEFASSLLTTVLIATIVFFTIRFINETLIVDPVNKWGYNQAHADALHLQKQNEETIALQRKILAELEKLNQQENPK; encoded by the coding sequence ATGAAAAATCCAAGAAAATTTATTCAACAACAAACGAATCAAATGCTGTCCAAGTCCACTGAAAGATTGGGTCAATTTAAGCAATTTTTGTTTGCCCCCAACTTGATTACCTTTGTGATTTCAGTGGTTGTTGGAAACAGTTTTGGCTCTACTATTAAGGCATTGGTCAATTTAGTCTTTGGTCTTTTTGATTTTACAAGAATCTGGCTCTTTTCTACGCAGCACACGCTTTACTATAATCGGTTTACACAGCCGTTATCTGAATTTGCTAGTAGCCTATTAACCACTGTCTTAATTGCGACCATCGTGTTCTTCACTATCCGCTTTATTAATGAAACGTTAATTGTCGATCCCGTCAATAAATGGGGCTACAATCAAGCGCATGCCGATGCCCTACATCTGCAAAAGCAAAACGAAGAAACGATTGCCTTACAACGCAAAATCCTGGCAGAACTTGAAAAACTCAATCAACAAGAAAACCCAAAGTGA
- a CDS encoding DMT family transporter, with product MLYIVGLLLGGVALANQSPINARLGAALKSPFRSSLVSFTVGFVFLVAVFLVSGQHVTLTGQHPWWIWTPGIFGVVYLTSNILLFPKIGAIQAIVFPIVGQVLMGLMIDTFGWFAAKQLPMTLTKAGGAALLLFGVYVAVVWANRRELNRENAIDKSEESTLELNAWRIWGVIAGAVSSAQQAIAGKLAVALGSAIGAAIVSFGVGMLIIFLVVLLRDKRLMPSQPVPSQPKWVYIGGILGSIFVVAMAVSVPVLGAGFAVMIGLIGALAGSMAVSHFGWWQSPRQAVSWLKVIGIIIMAVGVAFIKLG from the coding sequence ATGTTATACATCGTGGGGTTATTGTTAGGGGGTGTGGCTTTAGCCAACCAATCGCCAATTAATGCGCGCTTGGGTGCGGCGTTAAAATCACCATTCCGTTCAAGTTTGGTGTCGTTTACCGTAGGGTTCGTCTTCTTGGTGGCCGTTTTTCTAGTGAGCGGTCAGCATGTGACACTGACAGGGCAACATCCTTGGTGGATTTGGACGCCTGGTATATTTGGCGTTGTTTATTTGACGTCGAATATTTTACTCTTTCCAAAAATTGGTGCGATTCAGGCGATTGTTTTCCCCATTGTTGGCCAAGTGCTGATGGGGTTGATGATTGACACATTTGGTTGGTTTGCAGCCAAACAATTACCTATGACACTGACAAAAGCTGGCGGAGCGGCTTTATTATTGTTTGGCGTGTATGTTGCAGTCGTTTGGGCCAATCGACGCGAATTAAATCGTGAAAATGCGATTGATAAATCTGAAGAATCGACGCTTGAATTAAACGCTTGGCGAATCTGGGGTGTCATTGCGGGTGCTGTATCATCAGCACAACAGGCCATTGCCGGAAAATTGGCAGTTGCCTTAGGTTCTGCGATTGGTGCCGCCATTGTGTCGTTTGGTGTCGGCATGTTAATTATTTTCCTTGTTGTATTGCTGCGTGATAAACGTCTAATGCCAAGCCAACCTGTACCCAGCCAACCTAAATGGGTGTATATCGGGGGAATCCTTGGCAGTATATTTGTTGTTGCCATGGCCGTAAGTGTGCCAGTGCTGGGTGCTGGCTTTGCGGTGATGATTGGCTTAATCGGGGCACTTGCCGGTTCAATGGCGGTGTCACATTTTGGTTGGTGGCAATCACCACGACAGGCTGTGTCTTGGTTGAAGGTCATTGGCATCATTATCATGGCCGTTGGTGTGGCTTTCATTAAATTGGGTTAA